The Leptospira bouyouniensis genome has a segment encoding these proteins:
- a CDS encoding P-II family nitrogen regulator, with protein sequence MKLVIAIIQPHKLEEVKNELTKNEIYRLTVSDVQGYGQQKGKTEVFRGHEYQVNLLRKVRLEIAVNDEFVKPTVDAILKAAKTGPEGKIGDGKIFVMPLEEVIRIRSGERGNKAI encoded by the coding sequence ATGAAATTAGTAATTGCAATCATCCAACCTCATAAACTAGAAGAAGTTAAAAACGAGTTAACAAAAAACGAAATCTATCGCCTAACAGTTAGCGATGTACAAGGTTATGGCCAACAAAAAGGGAAAACGGAAGTTTTTCGAGGTCATGAATACCAAGTGAATTTACTTAGAAAAGTTCGATTGGAAATTGCTGTGAATGATGAATTTGTCAAACCCACAGTTGATGCCATTTTGAAAGCAGCAAAAACTGGACCTGAAGGTAAAATCGGCGATGGAAAAATCTTCGTAATGCCTTTGGAAGAAGTGATCCGAATCCGTAGTGGAGAGAGAGGGAACAAAGCCATCTAA
- the ilvB gene encoding biosynthetic-type acetolactate synthase large subunit, whose amino-acid sequence MSKEITVSQCIIQFLESKGIQCIAGVPGGTILPLYECLAASKIKHILARHEQGAGFIAQGIARSTENIGVVFVSSGPGVANLITAIADAERDSIPILIFSGQVPLSLKGTHAFQELDTESIVSTIVKKVYSIEDPNQIPLVLNEAYSLAFEGKKGPVWIDLPKDIQTKPISIPELSIGNRVFNNSQRLENLWNPNQNNFHTQTIENFCIEFADYLANAEFPLLYVGGGAKKEYKQLREFVKRYEIPAVTTLMGLGIFEKNDPMNLGMMGMHGTIAANEALGVCDLLIAIGVRFDDRAIGNKDTFCPKAKIIHIDIAANEIGKIKQPNLSIQKDIAEVLPYLLEERFVDKTVKKDLKNEGSFAQIERWKQIPEIHPAKDLILSLASSISKQDHYILTDVGQHQMWVAQYYPFSNPSQWITSGGQGTMGFGLPTSIGVSLANPKTPVYCFTGDGSIMMNLQELASLREQNLNVKIILMNNMHLGLVKQQQDLFYGNVYSGSQFHFHPNFSVLCEAFGIPYTLWEYEQNTEILETFFQSEGPAFVEIQIPSNWGVYPFVPGGKSNQEYILDLVKV is encoded by the coding sequence ATGTCGAAAGAAATCACAGTTAGTCAATGTATCATTCAATTTTTAGAATCGAAAGGCATTCAATGTATTGCGGGAGTACCAGGTGGAACCATACTACCGTTATATGAGTGTTTGGCGGCATCGAAGATCAAACACATCCTTGCCAGACATGAACAAGGTGCTGGATTCATAGCCCAAGGAATTGCACGGAGTACTGAAAACATTGGAGTTGTTTTTGTTTCTTCAGGGCCTGGCGTCGCCAATCTGATCACTGCTATCGCAGATGCAGAAAGAGATTCTATACCAATACTAATTTTTTCAGGACAAGTTCCACTTTCGTTAAAAGGGACACATGCATTCCAGGAATTGGATACTGAATCCATCGTATCGACGATCGTAAAAAAGGTGTATTCTATTGAAGACCCTAATCAAATACCTTTGGTACTAAACGAAGCCTATTCACTTGCTTTCGAAGGCAAAAAAGGTCCAGTTTGGATTGATTTACCCAAAGACATTCAAACAAAACCAATTTCCATTCCAGAGTTATCCATTGGGAATAGGGTATTCAATAATTCTCAAAGATTGGAAAATCTTTGGAATCCAAATCAAAACAATTTTCATACCCAAACCATTGAAAATTTTTGTATCGAATTTGCTGATTATTTAGCCAACGCCGAATTCCCTCTGTTATACGTTGGAGGTGGTGCCAAAAAAGAATATAAACAGTTACGTGAATTTGTGAAACGATATGAAATCCCAGCTGTTACGACTCTAATGGGATTGGGTATATTTGAAAAAAATGATCCAATGAATTTGGGTATGATGGGAATGCATGGTACCATTGCGGCAAATGAGGCACTTGGTGTTTGTGATTTATTGATAGCAATAGGAGTTCGTTTTGATGATCGTGCTATTGGAAATAAGGATACGTTTTGTCCTAAGGCTAAAATCATTCACATTGATATTGCAGCAAATGAAATAGGGAAAATCAAACAACCCAATTTGAGTATTCAAAAAGACATTGCTGAAGTACTACCTTATTTACTTGAGGAACGATTTGTCGACAAAACGGTAAAAAAAGATTTAAAGAATGAAGGTTCTTTCGCTCAGATCGAAAGGTGGAAACAAATTCCTGAGATCCATCCTGCAAAAGATTTGATTCTTTCCTTAGCTTCTTCCATTTCGAAACAAGATCATTATATCCTTACGGATGTAGGTCAACATCAAATGTGGGTTGCACAGTATTACCCATTTTCAAATCCTTCGCAATGGATCACATCGGGTGGGCAAGGGACAATGGGTTTTGGATTACCCACTTCAATTGGTGTTTCTTTGGCAAATCCAAAAACACCAGTATATTGCTTTACTGGTGATGGTTCTATTATGATGAACTTACAAGAACTAGCCTCACTTAGAGAACAAAACTTAAATGTGAAAATTATATTAATGAATAATATGCATTTGGGATTGGTCAAACAACAGCAGGATTTGTTTTATGGGAATGTGTATTCTGGCTCACAGTTCCATTTTCATCCCAATTTTTCAGTGTTATGTGAAGCATTTGGTATCCCCTACACATTGTGGGAGTATGAACAAAACACCGAAATTTTGGAAACTTTTTTCCAATCAGAAGGGCCTGCTTTTGTGGAAATTCAAATTCCTTCTAATTGGGGGGTGTATCCTTTTGTTCCTGGTGGAAAATCAAACCAAGAATATATTTTGGATTTGGTGAAGGTGTAA
- a CDS encoding AtpZ/AtpI family protein: MSENNPSPKKGDKSPMAMAGAGFEFVSSITLFVVGGYYLDDYLKSEPLWLLVGFFLGFIFAFYSLIKRAKENE; this comes from the coding sequence ATGAGTGAGAATAATCCTTCCCCGAAGAAGGGGGATAAATCACCTATGGCAATGGCGGGTGCTGGATTTGAATTTGTATCATCGATCACTCTTTTTGTTGTAGGTGGTTATTATTTGGATGATTACTTAAAATCAGAACCACTTTGGTTACTCGTAGGATTTTTTTTGGGTTTCATCTTTGCATTTTATTCTCTTATCAAACGTGCCAAAGAGAACGAATGA
- the lepB gene encoding signal peptidase I codes for MGLFSSIFKSKPKPESKEPEKEGAAASGISFGIIVVLVFAFKSSILDANNIPSGSMIPTLKIGDFLFVNKMRYSFRMPFTEKELFRIDDPKRGDIVTFIPPATALGQEESRSGIFAKRFVKRVVGLPGDTIRITRKFIETTDRGRVHFALVEYKEKGSVDFKSYEPKEVPIGKELSDLDNLEATQRALFREVKPGFEHYILEGFEDDRRAHIFEYCDFLHGCEIPEGQYMVMGDNRDDSHDSRAWGFVKREDILGKALVIYFSIDWKDSTCEYKDGQELAEKGPEVADRYEGEALDRRCHYSEVFSSHNSRYIGEESRFGWIERTLRYRLWRLSVRFDRIGRILQ; via the coding sequence ATGGGATTATTTTCCTCCATCTTCAAATCTAAACCAAAACCAGAATCCAAAGAACCTGAAAAAGAAGGGGCAGCCGCCTCAGGGATTTCATTTGGAATCATCGTTGTTCTTGTATTTGCTTTCAAATCTTCCATACTCGATGCAAATAATATCCCTTCAGGTTCTATGATCCCTACCTTAAAAATTGGGGACTTTTTATTCGTGAATAAAATGCGGTATTCCTTTCGCATGCCTTTCACAGAAAAAGAACTCTTTCGTATCGATGACCCAAAACGAGGTGATATCGTCACGTTTATCCCACCTGCCACTGCACTTGGACAAGAAGAATCTCGTTCTGGAATTTTTGCCAAACGATTTGTCAAACGAGTCGTGGGTTTACCTGGAGATACAATTCGGATCACTCGGAAATTTATTGAAACAACAGATCGAGGTAGGGTACATTTTGCACTGGTCGAATACAAAGAAAAGGGAAGTGTCGATTTCAAATCGTATGAACCGAAAGAAGTTCCCATTGGCAAAGAACTTTCCGATTTGGACAATTTAGAAGCAACACAAAGAGCCCTGTTTCGTGAAGTCAAACCTGGATTTGAGCACTATATCTTAGAAGGATTTGAAGACGACCGAAGAGCGCATATCTTTGAATACTGTGATTTTTTACATGGTTGTGAAATCCCAGAAGGTCAGTACATGGTCATGGGGGATAACCGTGATGATTCTCATGATTCACGAGCATGGGGATTTGTGAAACGAGAGGACATCCTTGGCAAAGCACTTGTTATTTATTTTTCAATCGACTGGAAAGATTCCACCTGCGAATACAAGGATGGTCAAGAATTAGCAGAGAAAGGTCCCGAAGTCGCAGATCGATACGAAGGTGAAGCGCTTGATCGACGTTGTCATTACTCCGAAGTTTTTTCTTCACATAATTCTCGTTATATTGGCGAAGAGTCTCGCTTTGGTTGGATTGAAAGAACACTTAGATACCGCCTTTGGAGATTAAGTGTTCGATTTGATCGCATTGGTCGAATTTTGCAGTGA
- a CDS encoding aldolase codes for METSIRGLRKTLLEMKENYSFVCVKTGTETEDMGEEEIALLKTITSGILPLYVKIGGPEARNDMRICQRIGVSGISAPMVESEYALKNFIQTLKNLLTPSEFESYNKSINMETITGYRNLMDIFDSPSFQELQQVTAARSDLSASMDKKPDDKEVTRVSKKIISEAKSRGKKTSVGGTITKSNFELIASEIQPDFINSRHIMVDTNLAMKIGAADIAECMLVFEMDLFEFFSKTFPEKGYYYRNRVEINRERIGERKVLYFIR; via the coding sequence ATGGAAACATCAATCCGTGGATTACGAAAAACCTTACTTGAGATGAAGGAAAACTATTCTTTTGTCTGTGTAAAAACGGGAACTGAAACAGAAGATATGGGCGAAGAAGAAATCGCTCTCCTAAAAACCATCACATCAGGGATATTACCACTCTACGTTAAAATAGGTGGACCTGAGGCACGAAATGATATGCGGATTTGCCAAAGGATTGGTGTGTCTGGGATCTCTGCCCCTATGGTGGAATCCGAATATGCCTTAAAAAACTTTATCCAAACCTTAAAAAACCTGCTAACACCCTCTGAATTTGAATCCTACAATAAATCGATCAATATGGAAACTATCACAGGTTACCGGAATTTAATGGATATATTTGATTCCCCTTCTTTTCAGGAGCTTCAGCAAGTAACTGCTGCTAGATCAGACTTAAGTGCTTCTATGGATAAAAAACCAGATGACAAAGAAGTGACAAGAGTATCCAAAAAAATCATTTCAGAAGCGAAAAGCAGAGGGAAAAAAACATCTGTTGGTGGAACCATCACCAAATCAAATTTTGAACTCATTGCAAGTGAAATCCAGCCAGACTTTATCAATTCTAGACATATTATGGTTGATACAAACCTAGCTATGAAAATTGGGGCGGCCGATATCGCAGAATGTATGTTAGTCTTTGAAATGGACTTATTCGAATTTTTCTCTAAAACATTCCCTGAAAAAGGATACTACTACCGAAACCGAGTGGAAATCAATAGAGAACGGATCGGCGAAAGAAAGGTATTGTATTTCATTCGATAA
- a CDS encoding DUF2079 domain-containing protein, translated as MASTFHAYQLTNFLAGSFLFHDADYIGISDILLSVWEGKGFESHYYNEKFNGSYLRHHFAPGMFFLSPFVGIVPNRYGLAVGVFFFYQLATILWLYWVYRLQQKNNENLSLKFLLLWVILTNQLYLYRIGSSFHFEILVVVIGFFFFFQWEHLKSMATSETKTQIKTKYFRFCFLGLSLLFFLSQKEDVGIYLLLFLLPRFFLECYDLFVGKKIQTWKDLISFQKQPTFSIQIVIIGITSLYLVYVFFLYPYLIQSNSHFVWSKILTQNYHSSFKQVTSVTKSVQIFLEIIVSGGIGILQLVPESFGMGFIYLTHFFSLRPWHHEVYSYYSYSIVPFLFYSGILWLKSEKQISLPIVFLFLSCLFWKNAMDQHFPLETESKKFWYDQSIQSEVVEDLPKVNAILISDSNTNQKKVPKKEPIVFSQYNLSFFITEKTKLYPLEHLQNQIEICRETNVCYVVIAPKFTDEKLWPKKRIFELFEGPKILPQNKILQGKQVEVWKLN; from the coding sequence TTGGCAAGTACATTCCACGCATACCAACTAACCAATTTTTTAGCTGGTTCTTTTTTATTCCATGATGCCGATTATATTGGGATCTCCGATATTTTACTTTCGGTTTGGGAAGGGAAAGGCTTTGAGAGTCATTATTATAACGAAAAATTTAACGGGAGTTATCTGAGACATCATTTTGCGCCTGGGATGTTTTTCCTTTCTCCTTTTGTTGGCATTGTTCCCAACCGTTACGGGCTTGCCGTGGGGGTATTTTTTTTCTACCAGCTTGCAACAATTTTGTGGCTTTATTGGGTATATCGTTTACAACAAAAAAACAACGAAAATCTTTCTTTAAAGTTTTTGTTACTTTGGGTAATCCTTACCAACCAATTGTATTTGTACCGGATAGGATCGAGTTTCCATTTTGAAATTCTAGTTGTGGTCATTGGGTTTTTCTTTTTTTTCCAATGGGAACATCTCAAATCAATGGCAACAAGTGAAACGAAAACACAAATTAAGACAAAGTATTTCAGATTTTGTTTTTTAGGATTAAGCCTTCTATTTTTTCTTTCACAAAAAGAAGACGTTGGGATTTACTTACTCCTTTTTTTGTTACCGCGATTTTTTCTTGAATGTTATGACTTATTCGTTGGAAAAAAAATCCAAACTTGGAAGGATCTAATTTCCTTTCAGAAACAACCTACTTTTAGTATACAGATAGTAATAATAGGAATCACTTCCCTATATTTGGTGTATGTATTTTTCCTTTATCCTTATTTAATTCAATCCAACTCTCATTTCGTTTGGTCTAAAATCCTAACACAAAACTACCACTCTTCTTTCAAACAAGTAACAAGTGTTACCAAATCAGTGCAAATTTTTTTAGAAATCATTGTGAGTGGAGGCATTGGAATTCTACAATTGGTCCCAGAGTCTTTCGGAATGGGTTTTATATACCTTACACATTTTTTTTCATTAAGACCTTGGCACCATGAAGTGTATTCGTATTATAGTTATTCAATTGTACCCTTTTTATTCTATTCTGGAATCCTTTGGTTAAAGTCAGAAAAACAAATTTCACTTCCCATTGTGTTTTTGTTTTTGTCTTGTTTGTTTTGGAAAAATGCAATGGACCAGCACTTCCCACTTGAAACAGAATCGAAAAAGTTTTGGTATGACCAATCGATACAATCGGAAGTTGTAGAAGATTTACCGAAGGTCAATGCGATTTTAATTTCTGATTCTAACACAAACCAAAAAAAAGTTCCAAAAAAAGAACCAATAGTTTTCTCCCAATACAATCTTTCCTTCTTTATCACTGAGAAAACAAAACTATATCCCCTCGAACATTTACAGAACCAAATTGAAATCTGTAGAGAAACAAATGTCTGTTATGTAGTGATCGCTCCCAAGTTCACTGATGAGAAACTTTGGCCGAAAAAAAGAATTTTTGAATTATTTGAAGGACCAAAAATTTTGCCTCAAAATAAGATTTTGCAAGGCAAACAAGTTGAAGTTTGGAAACTGAATTGA
- a CDS encoding MBL fold metallo-hydrolase produces MKVTIPKRIPPMEDIGDGVFKIILPQPFYAPNNIYLYVGNDGLTLIDSGYIESIPMLQASLKTKGFSLNDIRHIIYTHNHLDHISSALVLKSYAKNVTYYGYRAMADGVGNYLESMLLFEEATEDLYHKAFGDKKELDRILTESRKGWRQFFSKFGETKKGDPVLRIDVAIDHNDSLELGGRLFRFLYTPGHNLYHITPVDPSTGVYFSGDLIIANLTAIYSEMDGNLGDYYFTLSKLLEEPIKRMLPAHGSEIEDPKKTITLVKKTLSILEKGVLRRLREGESDLKVLMEAAIGKKVHNGGHLPTALGLVYSIIQKLVLEGQIRIEKRENGYEVFHIVE; encoded by the coding sequence TTGAAGGTTACCATCCCCAAACGAATTCCTCCGATGGAAGACATCGGGGATGGTGTCTTTAAAATAATACTACCACAACCTTTCTATGCTCCAAATAACATCTATTTGTATGTTGGAAATGATGGTCTAACACTTATCGATTCAGGTTATATTGAATCGATCCCAATGTTACAAGCATCCCTTAAAACAAAGGGATTCTCTTTGAATGACATTCGCCATATCATTTATACGCACAACCATCTCGACCATATCTCATCGGCACTTGTTCTCAAATCTTATGCAAAAAATGTAACATATTATGGTTACAGGGCAATGGCGGATGGGGTGGGGAACTATTTAGAGTCTATGTTACTCTTCGAAGAAGCAACAGAAGATTTGTATCACAAAGCTTTTGGAGACAAAAAAGAACTGGATCGAATTCTAACAGAATCTCGCAAGGGTTGGCGCCAATTTTTTAGTAAATTTGGGGAAACCAAAAAAGGAGATCCGGTTTTACGAATTGATGTAGCCATTGATCACAACGACAGTTTGGAGTTAGGTGGGAGACTTTTTCGATTTCTGTATACTCCTGGCCATAATTTATACCACATTACACCTGTTGACCCTTCAACTGGGGTTTACTTTTCAGGAGATTTGATCATTGCCAATCTCACTGCTATTTATTCAGAGATGGATGGGAATTTAGGAGATTATTATTTTACACTTTCTAAATTATTGGAAGAACCCATCAAACGGATGTTACCCGCTCATGGGAGTGAGATTGAAGACCCAAAAAAAACAATCACTCTAGTGAAAAAAACTCTTAGTATTTTGGAAAAAGGTGTTCTTCGAAGGCTTCGGGAAGGGGAATCCGACTTAAAAGTATTAATGGAAGCAGCGATTGGGAAAAAAGTCCACAATGGAGGACATCTTCCGACGGCACTTGGACTTGTATATAGTATCATCCAAAAACTTGTGTTAGAAGGTCAAATTCGCATAGAAAAAAGAGAGAACGGATATGAAGTCTTTCATATCGTAGAATAA
- a CDS encoding MaoC family dehydratase, with product MVQKAMSPFGELSPNTPASLSDIKKNIYGRYLEEFNVGDIYVHPRQFTVDRSFAQEFATVFMDANPLYLSSEYAKAHGFSDLLVHPLMVFNLALSIGVQNNSEKALANLGYYNAQFLMPVYPGDTLSSRTKILAVDDKGPDKPGIVSVRTLCLNQKNEVVLQYERKIMIYQSNGKPKGNPKPGDATAYFPESKTPELKLPNLKFPTEMKDVTWGHTYFENFKPGQIYVHQNGRTITDEHYQWTYRVGNTHPLHYDKLYSAGISGPMGGEPVVYGGLVFGWLAGMASRDISENAIWELGFTEGYHTQPAFSGDTVTCISRILTTEDKGTEYGIPAGEVQIQFIGLKNIKANDALDKFGADLFLKENDKKKLGKEKIPEKIFEIERRLIIKKQP from the coding sequence ATGGTTCAAAAAGCAATGTCCCCCTTTGGTGAGTTATCTCCCAATACTCCTGCCTCTCTCTCTGATATTAAAAAGAACATTTACGGACGATACCTCGAAGAATTCAATGTTGGTGACATTTATGTTCACCCACGCCAATTCACAGTCGACAGAAGTTTTGCCCAAGAATTTGCCACAGTGTTTATGGATGCCAATCCTCTGTATCTTTCTAGTGAATATGCAAAAGCACACGGTTTTTCTGACTTACTAGTTCACCCACTCATGGTTTTCAATTTAGCACTTTCCATTGGTGTTCAGAATAACAGTGAAAAGGCGCTTGCCAACCTTGGTTATTACAACGCACAATTTTTAATGCCGGTGTATCCTGGAGACACATTATCTTCTCGTACCAAAATTTTGGCTGTTGATGATAAGGGACCTGACAAACCAGGAATCGTTAGCGTAAGAACACTTTGTCTCAACCAAAAGAACGAAGTGGTTTTACAATACGAACGTAAAATCATGATTTACCAATCCAATGGGAAACCTAAAGGAAATCCAAAACCAGGTGATGCAACTGCATATTTCCCTGAATCAAAAACTCCAGAACTCAAACTACCGAATTTAAAATTCCCAACTGAAATGAAAGATGTCACTTGGGGTCACACCTATTTTGAAAACTTCAAACCAGGTCAAATTTATGTTCACCAAAATGGACGAACCATCACAGATGAACACTACCAATGGACCTACCGAGTTGGAAACACCCACCCTCTTCATTATGACAAATTGTATTCTGCAGGAATCTCTGGCCCAATGGGTGGAGAACCAGTAGTATATGGTGGGCTCGTATTTGGTTGGTTAGCTGGGATGGCATCTCGTGATATTTCCGAAAACGCAATTTGGGAATTAGGTTTCACAGAAGGTTATCATACTCAACCTGCATTCTCTGGTGATACTGTAACTTGTATTTCTCGTATCCTCACAACAGAAGACAAAGGAACAGAATACGGGATCCCTGCTGGTGAAGTTCAAATTCAGTTCATTGGACTCAAAAACATCAAAGCCAATGATGCATTGGACAAATTTGGTGCAGATCTTTTTCTTAAAGAGAACGACAAAAAGAAACTAGGAAAAGAAAAAATCCCTGAGAAAATCTTCGAAATCGAAAGAAGATTGATCATCAAAAAACAACCATAA
- a CDS encoding NADP-dependent glyceraldehyde-3-phosphate dehydrogenase — protein MSFVFPTEDSILPKYRISPIHQKKYLLGGEILEWNGETQSVKSPIFLNRNGKLEQVVLGSYPSFDETQSLRALEAAVKAYNHGTGVWPTSTPLERITAVNRFIQLMKEKRNQIILLLMWEIGKTEKDATKEFDRTIEYLEDTVESLLELESNSSKYIAESGLLAQIKRSPYGVVLCMGPFNYPLNETFCTLIPAILMGNTVVFKPAKYGVLLLEPLLDCFKEAFPPGVINTVYGDGAKVISPIMESGKIDVFAFIGSSQTANLITKKHPKLNRLRSVLGLNAKNPAIVLPDTDLKTMVPEIVSGSLSYNGQRCTALKILFVHKDIVDEFTKLYLEEFSKWKAGMPWEPGVQFTPLPEEGKTKWLKELLDDAIKHGAKVLNPGGGEITESFMTPAILSPVSPNARLYHEEQFGPLVPIVPYSSIEEPLEYIIKSNMGQQASVFGEDPKIVGKLIDTLVNQVARVNWNAQCQRGPDVFPFSGRKDSADGTLSVSDALRVFSLRTVVSFKDTEKGRNLLGEVLKTKSSRYLSEEFNL, from the coding sequence ATGAGCTTTGTTTTTCCGACTGAAGATTCCATTCTCCCAAAGTACCGCATCTCTCCCATCCACCAAAAAAAATACCTTCTTGGTGGCGAAATTTTGGAATGGAATGGGGAAACACAATCTGTCAAATCACCCATCTTTCTCAATCGAAATGGAAAATTGGAACAGGTGGTCCTAGGTTCATACCCTAGTTTTGATGAAACACAAAGTCTTCGAGCCTTAGAGGCAGCAGTTAAAGCATACAACCACGGAACAGGCGTTTGGCCCACTTCTACACCTTTGGAAAGGATCACAGCGGTGAATCGCTTCATTCAACTGATGAAGGAAAAAAGAAACCAAATCATTTTACTCTTAATGTGGGAAATTGGAAAAACAGAAAAAGATGCCACAAAAGAATTTGATCGTACGATAGAATACTTAGAAGACACTGTCGAATCACTACTCGAACTTGAATCCAATTCATCAAAGTATATTGCTGAAAGTGGTCTCCTTGCCCAAATCAAACGTTCCCCTTATGGAGTTGTTTTATGTATGGGACCATTTAACTACCCATTAAACGAAACTTTTTGCACTCTGATTCCAGCCATTCTAATGGGAAATACCGTTGTCTTCAAACCTGCCAAATATGGAGTTCTACTTTTAGAACCCCTTCTTGATTGTTTTAAAGAAGCTTTCCCTCCTGGTGTCATCAACACCGTATATGGTGATGGAGCTAAAGTCATCTCACCGATCATGGAATCAGGAAAAATTGATGTGTTTGCTTTTATTGGTTCCAGTCAAACAGCCAATCTCATTACAAAAAAACATCCAAAGCTAAACCGCCTAAGGTCTGTTTTGGGATTGAATGCAAAAAATCCAGCCATTGTACTTCCTGACACAGACCTAAAAACAATGGTTCCTGAAATTGTCTCTGGATCGTTGTCATATAATGGACAAAGGTGTACCGCACTTAAAATTCTTTTTGTCCATAAAGATATTGTTGATGAATTCACCAAATTGTATTTAGAAGAATTTTCCAAATGGAAAGCGGGGATGCCTTGGGAACCAGGTGTTCAATTCACACCTCTCCCTGAAGAAGGGAAAACCAAATGGCTCAAAGAACTTTTGGATGATGCAATCAAACATGGTGCAAAGGTTTTAAACCCAGGTGGTGGTGAAATCACTGAATCATTTATGACACCTGCAATCCTTTCTCCTGTCTCACCTAACGCACGTCTGTATCATGAAGAACAGTTTGGACCTTTAGTTCCGATTGTTCCTTACTCTTCCATCGAAGAACCATTGGAATACATTATAAAGTCCAATATGGGACAACAAGCCAGTGTCTTTGGTGAAGATCCAAAAATCGTTGGCAAACTCATTGATACCCTTGTGAACCAAGTGGCTCGTGTGAATTGGAATGCACAGTGCCAACGTGGGCCCGATGTGTTTCCATTTTCAGGAAGAAAAGATTCTGCAGATGGAACTCTTTCTGTATCCGATGCCCTCCGAGTGTTTTCCTTACGGACGGTTGTCAGTTTCAAAGACACAGAAAAGGGACGTAATCTTCTCGGAGAAGTACTGAAGACAAAGAGTTCTCGTTATCTTTCCGAAGAATTTAACTTGTAA
- a CDS encoding DUF1554 domain-containing protein yields MRWSRLFSIVFTLSLFSCNPVKPNDAFLFTLINGLNPSTTLTNAFIIGPSSKINVTSASVLLTYGTSQTFGISLGVVPTSNVTINFVFDTSKLSVDGNVTTPLTAHLTFTPANYNTPQTITLASLATTPTTSNLNVSSSSLDTNFNNITGSISIRHRVMFYTGSAFLFREDEVITSLTTYGGFPYNSCSVNPALPSGLSLHPTTCVISGTPTDSQSSANYTVTATDGTNTDTETISIQIQTTVYKVFVTASTYNGNLQGAAANGPAGADAKCNADANKPATGTFKAMLTDFNQLRRACDGTANCTNIAENTDWVFQVGRNYIRASDSAFLFSPNSAGILPASTNTFSNPYTMAHAFDSGSLKTYWTGLAYPNSNWQTATAQQTNTCTSWTSGAVTATASQGGRLGNSNATNYTAFRNDANGVSCDTLHHLLCVEQ; encoded by the coding sequence ATGCGCTGGAGTCGATTATTCTCAATTGTTTTCACTCTCAGTTTGTTTTCCTGTAATCCTGTGAAACCCAATGATGCGTTTTTATTTACTCTCATCAACGGGTTAAATCCTTCAACAACCTTGACCAATGCGTTTATCATTGGACCCTCTTCCAAGATTAATGTGACAAGTGCTAGTGTATTATTAACATATGGGACGTCACAAACATTTGGAATTTCTTTAGGAGTAGTGCCAACATCTAATGTTACAATCAATTTTGTCTTTGATACAAGTAAACTATCTGTTGATGGAAATGTCACAACACCTCTTACAGCTCACCTAACGTTTACACCGGCAAATTATAACACTCCTCAAACAATAACACTGGCTTCCCTTGCAACAACACCGACTACTTCAAACTTAAATGTTTCATCATCTAGTCTTGACACTAACTTTAATAATATAACTGGCTCAATTTCGATAAGACACCGAGTAATGTTTTATACTGGTAGTGCCTTTTTGTTTAGGGAAGATGAGGTTATTACATCATTGACGACTTATGGCGGTTTCCCATATAACTCCTGCTCTGTAAACCCAGCTTTACCAAGCGGACTTAGTTTACATCCGACTACATGTGTAATCTCTGGAACTCCCACTGATTCACAATCTAGTGCCAATTACACTGTTACAGCAACTGATGGTACGAACACCGATACAGAAACCATTTCAATTCAAATTCAAACCACAGTTTACAAAGTGTTCGTAACTGCCTCCACATACAATGGAAACTTACAAGGCGCAGCAGCTAATGGACCTGCGGGAGCAGATGCAAAATGTAATGCAGATGCCAATAAACCAGCAACAGGTACGTTTAAAGCGATGTTGACAGATTTTAATCAATTGAGGCGAGCATGCGATGGTACTGCAAATTGTACCAATATTGCAGAAAATACTGACTGGGTTTTCCAAGTTGGTAGAAATTATATTAGGGCAAGTGATTCTGCATTCTTATTTTCACCGAATTCAGCAGGCATTTTACCAGCAAGTACGAATACCTTCTCAAACCCATATACGATGGCACATGCTTTTGATTCAGGCTCGCTGAAAACGTACTGGACTGGACTAGCTTATCCTAACTCAAATTGGCAGACAGCGACAGCACAACAAACAAATACATGCACAAGCTGGACTAGTGGCGCAGTTACTGCGACTGCTAGTCAAGGTGGGAGGCTTGGTAATTCAAATGCAACAAATTATACCGCTTTTAGAAATGATGCAAATGGAGTTTCTTGTGATACTCTTCACCACTTACTCTGCGTAGAACAATAA